One genomic window of Cannabis sativa cultivar Pink pepper isolate KNU-18-1 chromosome 2, ASM2916894v1, whole genome shotgun sequence includes the following:
- the LOC133034089 gene encoding uncharacterized protein LOC133034089 — MAKNDAVIQSQVASLRNLELQLGHLANELKARPQGSLPSDTENPRRDGKEQCNAIQLRSGKNLKNSEEEIKGSGEPTSIQTNEKLSNKTVQEFADTRPVDIAKGQQPDSQLRTKALEQMPNYVKFLKDILTKKRRLGEFETVALTESCSAMLKSKILPKLKDPGSFTISISIGGRDVGRALCDLGASINLMPMSIFKKLEIGEARPTTITLQLADRSMAHPDGKIEDVLVQVDKFIFPADFIILDYEEDREVPIILGRPFLATGRTLIDVEKGELTMRAQDEQATFKVFHPIRAPDAIGECLAIGDMDPNMVEESKFKVGKKERKKILLKEIAKDHEAQESKNKASFDSKKPPKKKRKKKKLSKKFRSQMYEVGQ, encoded by the exons aaaaatgatgcggtgataCAAAGTCAAGTTGCCTCTCTTCGAAACTTAGAGTTGCAACTTGGACATTTGGCCAATGAATTAAAAGCTAGGCCGCAAGGTTCTTTGCCTAGTGACACGGAGAATCCAAGGAGGGATGGGAAGGAGCAATGCAACGCCATTCAGCTAAGGAGTGGCAAGAATCTGAAAAATTCTGAGGAGGAAATAAAGGGTAGTGGGGAGCCCACTTCAATCCAAACTAACGAAAAATTGAGTAACAAAACTGTCCAGGAATTTGCTGATACCAGACCAGTTGATATAGCAAAGGGTCAGCAACCTGACAGTCAGCTCCGCACCA AAGCGCTAGAGCAAATGCCAAATTATGTCaagttcttaaaagatattttgacaaagaaaaggaGGCTTGGCGAGTTTGAAACGGTCGCTTTGACCGAGAGCTGTAGCGCCATGTTGAAAAGTAAGATTCTACCGAAGTTGAAGGATCCGGGTAGTTTTACAATTTCGATTTCTATTGGGGGACGGGATGTTGGAAGAGCTCTTTGTGATTTGGGAGCTAGTATTAATCTCATGCCCATGTCTATTTTCAAGAAGTTGgaaattggagaagcaaggccAACCACCATCACTTTGCAATTAGCGGATCGTTCCATGGCTCATCCAGATGGAAAAATTGAAGATGTTTTGGTACAAGTAGATAAGTTCATCTTTCCGGCGGACTTCATTATTCTTGACTATGAGGAAGATAGGGAAGTTCCAATCATTTTAGGGAGGCCATTTCTTGCCACGGGAAGGACTTTGATAGATGTTGAAAAAGGAGAGCTCACCATGAGAGCTCAAGATGAGCAAGCCACATTTAAAGTTTTCCATCCCATACGTGCTCCGGATGCAATAGGAGAATGCTTAGCAATTGGAGATATGGATCCTAACATGGTTGAGGAGTCCAAATTTAAAGTTGgtaagaaggagagaaagaagaTTCTCCTTAAAGAAATTGCTAAGGATCACGAGGCACAAGAAAGCAAAAACAAAGCATCATTTGACTCTAAAAAACCacccaaaaagaagagaaaaaaaaagaagcttAGTAAAAAATTTCGGTCTCAAATGTATGAAGTTGGGCAATAA